The following DNA comes from Spirulina major PCC 6313.
TATGGATGGCTTCAGCACAATATCAGCCTCTGGTTTTTGATCTGTTTATTGGTGACGGAAATTGCGTTTTATGGCTTGATTCGGTTGCCGTCTAAACGCCATTTAATCGCAGTTTTGGGGATTTGTGCCGGAGTGGGCTATGGGATTTTTTTCCTCACCAAAGACCTCACTTATCAACTCAGTTGGATTCCCTACCCCTTGCAATACCGCCTACCCTGGTGTTTGGACTTGATGCTGACGGCGGTGGTGTTTTACGGGGCGGGGTATCTTTGTCGGAACTACGTTTTGAGCGATCGCTTTACCCAGTGGCATCGGGGTTGGGTCGTGGGGGGTGCGATCGCCGCCTACATTATCGGCACAGAAATGAACAGCACCGTCAATTTCATTTTGGGCAACTACGGCAACTTTGCCTATTTTTACCTCGGCGCATTCGGCGGCATTTTCGTCTGGCTCCATCTCTCGCGCTGCATTCCCCCCAACCCGGTGCTGAAGATCATCGGCCAAAGTTCCCTCACCATTTACCTGCTCCATCTCCTCATCTTTCCCCTGATTACCGGCGTGCTCATCCTCGGCTTGAATATTCCTAACGAAGCCCTCAAAGGCGTATGGTGGGCGGCAACCCTCTACACCGGCATCACCACCGCCGTCTTGATTCCGCTGCATTATCTCTTGGTGCGCTATACCCCTTGGCTGGTGGGCCAACGCCGTCCTGCGCCGCGCCCGCTCCCGTCCTCATAATTGCGGTGGCGCAGATGACCCAAAAATAAATCGGAGTTGGATCGTCCAGTCCTGCTCCTGGCGTTGGATGTCCACCTGTTGGATAAATTCGCGCAGATAAAACCGCCGTTCTGCTTCGGAGAGATCCCACCAAAATTGGGGTAAGGAGACGGTTTGCGTGATCGCCCTTAAATTTTCCGGCGGCAATTGGGCCAGTTGAGCGCGGGCGGCGGCGATTTCCGTTTGGAGCTTGTAGCGGCGCAGTTGGGCGGTTTCCGCATCAAGAATGCCAGCAGTTTCCAGGTCGGGCAATTGGGCGAGAATGGTTTGTTTTTGGGTAATCTCGGCCGCAATGGTCTGATGGAGGCTGTTGAGTTGGGGTGCGTTGATCCCGGCGACGGCTGCCGGGAGTTCCTGACAAACGGTGGTGATCACCGCTTGGAGCATTGTGCCATAGGCGATCGCGCCACATTTCGCCGCCGCCCCACAGGCCACCGGACGCAGATACAGATAATCCGGCTTCTGCTTGCCCCGCTGCGTCGTGCGCGTCACCCGATAGCGCGACCCACAGGCCCCACAGACCACCAGACCCGCCAGCGATCGCGGCGCACTAGCCGTCCGGGGCGGCAGGCGACGATTCCGCCGCAACAGGCGATCGATCTGGGCCGCCTCATCCCGCGTCAACAGCGCCATGTGAGTATCCGCCACCGTTTCGCC
Coding sequences within:
- a CDS encoding acyltransferase family protein, with protein sequence MTLNPTPAAATPAPANNRILWIDNIRALGILQVLFVHTGRFRADWFVYVFSFFMPLFFFLSGLFVKDSLREKPFGPFLTDKFIRRLVPYFVFNGVSYLFWLLLIRPMDAGLPDTPPPIQPLVGIFYGVGGYGWLQHNISLWFLICLLVTEIAFYGLIRLPSKRHLIAVLGICAGVGYGIFFLTKDLTYQLSWIPYPLQYRLPWCLDLMLTAVVFYGAGYLCRNYVLSDRFTQWHRGWVVGGAIAAYIIGTEMNSTVNFILGNYGNFAYFYLGAFGGIFVWLHLSRCIPPNPVLKIIGQSSLTIYLLHLLIFPLITGVLILGLNIPNEALKGVWWAATLYTGITTAVLIPLHYLLVRYTPWLVGQRRPAPRPLPSS
- a CDS encoding recombinase family protein, which encodes MRIVAYLYSDPLLEPCPDPGMWGVEVDGVYQDCGDRAELTRLLDRCTTDPPQYLLVRRLEEFGNSLAAISHVMACLEAAAVEIIAIQQDYRQGGTTDLMVLLNQIQAHQQSRRIRHGHARNRIHAKPPPGKAPYGYRRGQDRYLIDRSTAPVVKDFFEQFLLFGSLRGAVRYLEKKYGKKIAVTTGRRWLTNPVYRGDITYHNGETVADTHMALLTRDEAAQIDRLLRRNRRLPPRTASAPRSLAGLVVCGACGSRYRVTRTTQRGKQKPDYLYLRPVACGAAAKCGAIAYGTMLQAVITTVCQELPAAVAGINAPQLNSLHQTIAAEITQKQTILAQLPDLETAGILDAETAQLRRYKLQTEIAAARAQLAQLPPENLRAITQTVSLPQFWWDLSEAERRFYLREFIQQVDIQRQEQDWTIQLRFIFGSSAPPQL